The genomic region ATGAGGTGATGGCGGCAATCACCACATCGCCATGACCGAGTGTGGCTGAATCGTACGGCACGCGCTGGGTGAGAGCGGCAGCTTCCTTGCCGTAGCCGCCTTCGCTGACCGGTTTGGCGAACAGCTCGGCGAATTTGCTCTTGACGTGACCGAGCTCGATGCGGTCCTGCGGGCGGCGTGGGCCGGCGACGGAAGGCACCACGCTGCCCAGATCAAGCTCCAGCACTTCGGAGTAATCGCAATCGCCAGCGGCGGGGATGCCGAACAAGCCCTGCGCCTGGAAATAATTGCGGATAGTGGCGACTTGCTCGGCACTGCGGCCGGTAGCGGCATAATAAGCGCAAGTGGCCTCATCGACCGGGAAGAAGCCCATGGTTGCGCCGTATTCGGGCGCCATATTGGCAATGGTCGCGCGGTCGGGCAATGACAGGGCGGCGGCACCTTCGCCGAAGAACTCGACGAATTTGCTGACAACCTTGGCGCGGCGCAGCATTTCGGTGATGGTCAGCACCACGTCGGTTGCGGTGACGCCTTCGCGGATTTTGCCCTTGAGGTTGACGCCGACCACATCGGGGGTGAGGAAATACACCGGCTGGCCGAGCATGCCGGCTTCTGCCTCAATGCCGCCTACGCCCCAGGCGACGATGCCGAGGCCATTGATCATCGTGGTATGGGAGTCGGTACCGACCAGCGTATCAGGATAATACACGCCGTCTTTTTCCATCACGCCGCGCGCCAGGTATTCGAGGTTGACCTGATGCACGATACCGATGCCGGGCGGCACGACCTTGAAGGTGTCGAATGCCTGCATGCCCCATTTCAGAAACTGGTAGCGTTCACGGTTGCGGATGAATTCCAGTTGCATGTTTTGCTGTAATGCGTCAGGCTGGTTGAAAACGTCAACTTGCACCGAGTGATCGACGACCATGTCCACCGGCACCAGCGGTTCGATGAGCTTGGGGTTTTTGCCCGCTTTCGCCGTGGCGGAGCGCATCGCTGCGAGGTCGGCCAGTAATGGTACGCCGGTAAAGTCCTGTAACAGGATGCGGGCGACGATGAACGGGATCTCTTCGGTACGTTTGCCGTTCGGCTGCCAGTTCGCGAGTTCGCGGATGTGCTGTTCAGTGACTTTTTTGCCATCGCAGTGGCGCAGGATGGCTTCAAGTACGATGCGGATGGAAACTGGCAGACGCGAGATCTTGCCGACGCCGGCAGCTTCGAGTGCGGGTAGCGAATACATTTGTCCGCGTGCGCCGTTCCCTAAGTTGAATTCGGTTAGGGAACTGAACAAATTATGGGGGTTCATAGTTACCATGCTCAATAAAATTAAAGTATGCTAATTTTACCGCAATTCCCATCCATTTTCTAAGGAGAAACCCATGAAACTTGCGATAAATAGACTGGCAGGATATGTCGTGCTCGGTTTTGCACTGCTGATGCCTGTCGCACATGCCGCAGAATCGAATGCCAAAACCCCTGCGGCGACTTCGTCGATCATGCCTGGCGTTTACAAAGTGCCTCTGGCCAAGGGTGTAAGCATGGATGATGCGGTCGAATCCATGAAACTGCGTGCCAATGCGCTGAATATCAAGCTGGTTGCGGAATTGCCATTGTCCAAGCAGGTCGAGGCGATGGTAGGCAGCCCGCAGCGGCGTATGTCGATCTATCAGTTCTGCGATGCGCTGACGGCCAAGGATCTGGTCGAGATGAATGTGGATTTTGCGATATTCCTGCCATGCCGTATCGCCCTGATTGAGGATAAAACAGGTCAGGCCTGGCTGGTAATGATGGACATGAACGTCAAGGAACTGGCTAAAACCTCCAAAATGACGCCTGAGCTCGAGAAGAAAATCACCACCATCCGCAATGGTCTGATCGAGATCGTGAATGCCGGTGCAAACGGCGATCTATAATCAGAAGCATGCGTTATCAGTAATTGCCGCCGGTTTGCGCAGATTCGGTAAACCGGCGGTTCCGTATCAGGCCGCGCGCCCAGCTTTGTTCGTCAAACCCGCTGTTGTGATAGAATTTTCGCTAATCCCGGCCTCGGGAAGGCTGGAGGCGGCTTAATGTTATTTCGTTCCGTCATCAGGGAAATTACCTGCCAGGATATTGTTCCTATTAAAAATAATATCGTGCATTTGAGCTCCCCCAGAATCGATAATATCGTTATGCCAGTTGATTCCGATTACATTAATCCTGAGCAGTTATGCGTTGGGCTCTATGTCCATCTCGATCTCGGATGGATGGATCATCCCTTTGTTTTCAGCAGCTTCAAGATCAAGACCCAGGAACAGATCGATACCATACGCAAGCTCAAGCTGACGCGTATTCGTTACGAGCAGGGGAAAAGCGTCTGCAAGCCGCTGCCAGTAAAGTCTGCACCTGCATCTGTATCAAGACAGAAACCTTCCGTTGCGGTTGCCGATATCGCGTTGATGGAGGCAAAAAAAGTCAGAATAGCCCAGTTAAAGCACATCAAGAACGAAATCAGCCGAGTCGAGCACGAGTTCGTGCGCGCGGCAGATACGGTCAGAAACATTACGCGTAATATTCATAGCCGGCCGCAGGAGGCGTTTGCACAAACCGAGGCGCTGGTTGGCAAGATGGTCAAGAGCATACAGAATGAAGGCGACGTGCTGATCCATGCCATGAGCGGGAAGCTTGGCGATGACGTGTATTTCCATTCGCTTAATGTCACTGTGCTATCCCTGATGCTTGCCAATGTACTGGGGTTGAGCGGTGAACAGATGCACGAGCTCGGCATGGGCGCCATGTTGCATGATGTTGGCAAGAGCGAAGTTCCGCACAAGATCCTGTCCAAGCCGGAGCCGTTGACCAAACCAGAACAGGCCATACTGGAGCAGCATTGTGATTTCGGTGCGGTTTTTGCCAAGAAAATCGGTCTGTCCAATGCTGCGCTGGCAATCATTATCCAGCATCACGAATTCATGGATGGCAGTGGCTATCCACGTAAACTGTCGGGGGGCAATATTTCGCCTCTGGCGCGGATAGTGTCTATCGTTAATACCTACGATAACCTGTGCAACCCGGTCAATCCGGCAAACGGGCTTACCCCTGCTGAAGCGCTGTCGCGTATGTTTGCGCTCAGGCGTGCCCAGTTCGATGATGGCATGCTCAAGGCGTTTATTCATTGTCTGGGCGTATATCCGCCGGGCAGTATCGTGCAGCTTTCCAATGCCATGTTCGGCCTGGTGCTGTCGGTTAATTCGGTGAGTCCTTTGAAACCCAATGTCCTGATTTACGATGAGAGCATTCCCAAGGATGAAGCGATAGTGGCATGTCTGGCGACGGAGCCGGACCTTAAAATCAATAAAAGTCTGCGTGCGTCCGAATTGACACGCGAAGCACGTCAGTATCTCAATCCCCGTGCCCGCGTCACCTTTTATTTCGATCCGCAGAAAAACACCAATTCGGCATGAATCGAGCGAGCCGGGTGAGCGGCATTGTTGCAGGCACGTCAGAGATTGAAAATCTGACCCTGAGCCACGGCAACGGGTAAGTGACTTCCGGTCGCTGTCATAATCTCGGCCATCGTTTGACCTTCCTTGCCCGGTTCCATATGGGTGATAAGAATGTTCAGCGGTCGTTTTAGCTGTTTTAAACCTTGTGCGAGCAGGTTGGCCGTCATATGCCCGGAAGCCGGTGCTGCGGTTTTGGTCAGCTTGTTCAGAAAAGTCGTCTCTATCATCAGATAGCGCAGATTGTCGATGGCGTTTAGCGCCTCCCAGAAGGCATCGCACAGAGTGCTATCACCGCTATAGACGAAGCTGCTGGTGCCGCTGTCGAGCCGGTAGCCCACTGCGGGTACGGAGTGTTTTGCGGGCAGGGGTGTTATGCGCCGTTTTTCCAGTACGATGGTTTCGTTGCAGGTCAGGGCATGGAAACGGATATAGGGCTTTTCCATGCTGGGCTGTATGGTGTAATCCGGCCATAATTTGCCGTTCAGCATGTTTTCCCTGAGTGCGTTTATCGTTTCCGGCAACGCATGGACTTCCAGCGGGCGTTGGCGCATGAAGGCGCTGGCGTCAGCCAACAACGGCAGGAAGGCTGAGTGGTCGAGGTGGCTGTGGGTGAGGAAAACATGGTCGATCCGCGCCATCTCTTCCAGCGTCAAATCTCCGGTGCCGGTACCGGCGTCAATCAGAATGTCATCGTCGAGCAACAGGGCGGAGGTGCGTCTTGTTCCGCCGATGCCGGCGCTGCAGCCGAGGATTTTCAGTCTCATATCCTGCCTCGCTGGAATTCAACATCAGGAAAATGTCGCATCACCCGTTAATTTACAGCATGTTCAACTG from Sulfuriferula sp. AH1 harbors:
- a CDS encoding HD-GYP domain-containing protein — protein: MPVDSDYINPEQLCVGLYVHLDLGWMDHPFVFSSFKIKTQEQIDTIRKLKLTRIRYEQGKSVCKPLPVKSAPASVSRQKPSVAVADIALMEAKKVRIAQLKHIKNEISRVEHEFVRAADTVRNITRNIHSRPQEAFAQTEALVGKMVKSIQNEGDVLIHAMSGKLGDDVYFHSLNVTVLSLMLANVLGLSGEQMHELGMGAMLHDVGKSEVPHKILSKPEPLTKPEQAILEQHCDFGAVFAKKIGLSNAALAIIIQHHEFMDGSGYPRKLSGGNISPLARIVSIVNTYDNLCNPVNPANGLTPAEALSRMFALRRAQFDDGMLKAFIHCLGVYPPGSIVQLSNAMFGLVLSVNSVSPLKPNVLIYDESIPKDEAIVACLATEPDLKINKSLRASELTREARQYLNPRARVTFYFDPQKNTNSA
- a CDS encoding 3',5'-cyclic-nucleotide phosphodiesterase, encoding MRLKILGCSAGIGGTRRTSALLLDDDILIDAGTGTGDLTLEEMARIDHVFLTHSHLDHSAFLPLLADASAFMRQRPLEVHALPETINALRENMLNGKLWPDYTIQPSMEKPYIRFHALTCNETIVLEKRRITPLPAKHSVPAVGYRLDSGTSSFVYSGDSTLCDAFWEALNAIDNLRYLMIETTFLNKLTKTAAPASGHMTANLLAQGLKQLKRPLNILITHMEPGKEGQTMAEIMTATGSHLPVAVAQGQIFNL
- a CDS encoding DUF302 domain-containing protein yields the protein MKLAINRLAGYVVLGFALLMPVAHAAESNAKTPAATSSIMPGVYKVPLAKGVSMDDAVESMKLRANALNIKLVAELPLSKQVEAMVGSPQRRMSIYQFCDALTAKDLVEMNVDFAIFLPCRIALIEDKTGQAWLVMMDMNVKELAKTSKMTPELEKKITTIRNGLIEIVNAGANGDL